The following are encoded together in the Strongyloides ratti genome assembly S_ratti_ED321, chromosome : 2 genome:
- a CDS encoding PAB-dependent poly(A)-specific ribonuclease subunit PAN3, translated as MPHYTQQGDLPRIPDGSRLASYMHNSKNSIIQGQVYGMGSPYASPIHTRNGIPTNPYYAHYNNDMVSTFNNSVSLPNTNGDQPSVYLPHFHSPLVSGIGNGSGSNIRSQQHSSNRDGTPSSSGKPFNQQQPQTEGTDGMYQYIELPHSGKYNGFGPIPATYFISDELKGELIRRQLAINYRLDPTSPIFNEVPQEVDKYRLLVPLDRMKIPGIDRPQQSLTEKTNTYKCFHVRDNQPYCIKRIINYKNYNPKKMQCVVENLKKLVHVNIVQLKEVLLTRAFSDNSLAMIYDYYPNAESLKSRFFSNPNMLIDNYPSKNSRNSPNIRAGGLLQESFLWNIIIQISDALRVVHGLKMGARSINLCKILIFGETRILLSNVSVHDIKNLDQNVNMEEAMREDLFSFGFLLLQLACGRVNISQQQYATALGMVGQNYSMDLKNCIQYLINYKIKNINDLMPMIGARYYMQLGHQQIKIDTLENELMKEMECSRLFRLLTKLNCITERPTCIGLNENWSETGSRYMLKLFRNYVFHQHNNAGQPWMDMAHIIGCLNKLDSGSPERIQLVSSDGKNVLIVTYEELKRCFNQSFDELVKAACEPV; from the exons ATGCCACATTATACACAACAGGGAGATCTTCCACGAATACCTGATGGTTCAAGGCTTGCATCTTATATGcataattcaaaaaattcaattattCAAGGTCAAGTTTATGGAATGGGATCACCATATGCATCTCCAATACATACTAGAAATGGAATACCAACAAATCCTTATTATGCTCATTACAATAATGATATGGTAtcaacatttaataattctgTTTCTTTACCAAATACTAATGGAGATCAACCTTCTGTTTACCTACCACATTTTCATTCACCTTTAGTTTCAGGAATTGGTAATGGATCTGGAAGTAACATTAGATCTCAACAACATTCTTCAAATCGTGATGGAACTCCAAGTAGTAGTGGAAAACCTTTT AATCag CAACAACCACAAACTGAAGGAACTGATGGAATGTATCAATATATAGAATTACCTCATTCTGGAAAATATAATGGATTTGGTCCAATTCCTGCAACCTACTTTATATCAGATGAACTTAAAGGAGAATTAATTCGTAGACAATTGGCCATAAATTATCGTCTTGATCCAACTAGTCCAATATTTAATGAAGTTCCTCAAGAAGTTGACAAATATCGACTTTTAGTACCATTGGATCGAATGAAAATACCTGGAATAGATAGACCTCAACAATCATTAACTGAAAAAACTAATACATATAAATGCTTTCATGTTAGAGACAACCAACcttattgtataaaaagaataattaattataaaaattataatccTAAAAAGATGCAATGTGTGGTTGAGAATTTAAAGAAACTTGTTCATGTTAACATTGTACAACTAAAAGAAGTTCTTTTAACTAGAGCTTTTTCTGATAATT caCTTGCAATGATTTATGATTACTATCCAAATGCTGAATCTCTTAAAAGTAGATTTTTTTCTAATCCTAATATGTTAATAGATAATTATCCATCCAAGAATTCTAGAAATTCTCCAAATATTAGAGCTGGTGGTTTGTTACAAGAAAGTTTTTTATGGAATataattattcaaatttcTGATGCATTACGTGTGGTACATGGTCTTAAAATGGGTGCAAGatcaattaatttatgtaaaattcTTATTTTTGGTGAAACAAGAATATTACTTAGTAATGTTTCAGTtcatgatattaaaaatttagatcAAAATGTTAATATGGAAGAGGCTATGCGTGaagatttattttcttttggtTTTCTTCTTCTTCAACTTGCTTGTGGTAGAGTTAATATTTCACAACAACAATATGCCACTGCATTGGGAATGGTGGGACAAAATTATTCAAtggatttaaaaaattgcattcaatatttaattaattataaaattaaaaatattaatgatctTATGCCAATGATTGGAGCTCGATATTATATGCAATTAGGACATcaacaaattaaaatagaTACATTGGAGAATGAATTAATGAAAGAAATGGAATGTAGTAGATTATTTAGACTTTTAACTAAATTAAATTGTATTACAGAGAGACCTACTTGTATAggattaaatgaaaattggTCTGAGACAGGTTCAAGATATATGTTAAAACTTTTTCGAAATTATGTTTTTCATCAACATAATAATGCCGGCCAACCATGGATGGATATGGCACATATTATAGGATGTCTAAATAAATTAGATTCAGGTTCTCCGGAAAGGATACAATTAGTTTCAAGTGATggaaaaaatgttttaatagtAACATatgaagaattaaaaagatGTTTCAATCAATCTTTTGATGAATTAGTTAAAGCAGCCTGTGAACCtgtttaa
- a CDS encoding F-box domain and Leucine-rich repeat, cysteine-containing subtype-containing protein: MMSFLRYFSLIPTHLETYFAFKNNTTNGDGDQEGTTDRRRSRRFIRFDLSFEDIDNEGNCIFNGSRDDNELEKINDTESDKVSLWHFNGKSYKEEKISKNEKKRKSRRGKKRRRLKNRMAQSSQSSSTNYILHNIYHSTSDKHIHISGKRRNLPTSDKRSLYKDIVAVQEPPINGYYYNYIIDDEMNSQISNKKKNNIEKYLFTSTHPSTTKIPLQMQVTEFGEIKNKKINCVPKKVKAKQREVNGMASKVFDSTARTPESLSNGEIILQEKNKNSIVWRNICPENYNKINVQSYLITSMDGKSFDLKKKLEYMELKDEEENINDILPNEVLLRVFSYLDMKSLCQGAQVCKLWNSLAMNGANWMVVNFFDYQKDIKPSVVENISRRSGYFLRKLSLRGCQNIQDGALRIFAVNCRNIEALSLGNCKKITDLTCEYLGKYCKYLKFLDFENCLDITDIGIMAIVNNCTLLEEINFNWNKNIQDKGITYLLSKCKNLRKLLVKGCSGLTENCFERTLNDISLRFTNLEYLNISNCNTINDNGVMTLSQSLRSLKTLEMAGGELLSDLSIQFVARFCKQIKKLDIEDCSSLTDNSLYYISKGSFNLEHLVLSHCEGITNNGIKILAEGCTYSLKELELDNLPEINDNVFEHLYEFKSLRKVCLFDCQNISKAAISKFEESRNYETTVQAYFAPPTPQVVDPPPARGICRCCTIL, from the exons ATGATGAGCTTTCTCagatatttttctttaataccAACTCATCTTGAAACTTATTttgcttttaaaaataatactaccAATGGTGATGGTGATCAGGAGGGTACAACTGATAGAAGGAGATCTAGAAGATTTATTAGATTTG ACCTTTCTTTTGAAGATATTGATAATGAAGgaaattgtatatttaatGGAAGTAGAGATGATAATGaacttgaaaaaataaatgatacaGAGTCTGATAAAGTTTCTTTATGGCATTTTAATGGGAAAAGTtataaagaagaaaaaatttctaaaaatgaaaagaaaagaaaaagtagaagaggaaaaaaaagaaggagattaaaaaat AGAATGGCACAGTCCTCTCAAAGTTCATCCACTAATTATATTCTCcataatatatatcattcTACTAGTGACAAGCATATTCATATATCAGGAAAAAGGCGAAATTTACCTACTAGTGATAAAAGGTCtttatataaagatattGTAGCTGTTCAAGAACCACCTATCAATGGTTACtattacaattatattatagaTGATGAAATGAATAGtcaaatatcaaataaaaaaaaaaataatatagaaaaatatttgtttactAGTACTCATCCTTCTACAACTAAAATTCCTCTTCAGATGCAGGTAACTGAATTTggagaaattaaaaataagaaaattaattgtgttccaaaaaaagttaaagcAAAACAACGAGAG gTTAATGGAATGGCTTCAAAAGTTTTTGATTCTACTGCCAGGACTCCAGAATCCTTGTCTAATGGTGAAATAATTCttcaagaaaaaaataaaaatagtattgtGTGGAGAAATATTTGTCcagaaaattataataaaattaatgttcaGAGTTATCTTATCACAAGTATGGATGGTAAAAGTTTtgatttgaaaaaaaaattagaatataTGGAACTAAAAGATGaggaagaaaatataaatgacaTTTTGCCTAATGAAGTTTTATTACG ggTCTTTTCATACTTGGATATGAAGTCGTTATGTCAAGGAGCACAGGTATGCAAACTATGGAATAGTCTTGCAATGAATGGAGCTAATTGGATGGTTGTTAATTTCTTTGACTACCAGAAAGATATCAAACCATCTGTTGTTGAAAACATTTCAAGAAGAAGCggatattttttaagaaaactTTCTTTACGTGGTTGTCAAAATATTCAAGATGGAGCTTTAAGAATTTTTGCTGTTAATTGTAGAAATATTGAAGCTTTATCATTAGGTAATTGTAAAAAGATTACTGATTTGACCTGTGAATATTTGGGTAAATATTGTAAGTATTTGAAATTCCTTGATTTTGAAAATTGTTTGGATATCACTGATATTGGTATTATGGCAATTGTCAATAATTGTACATTATTGGAAGAAATTAACTTTAATtggaataaaaatattcaagaTAAAGGAATAAcctatttattatcaaagtGTAAAAATTTACGGAAGTTACTTGTTAAAGGTTGTAGTGGATTGACAGAGAATTGTTTTG AAAGAactttaaatgatatttcatTAAGATTTACCAATTtggaatatttaaatatttctaattgtaatacaattaatgataatggTGTTATGACATTATCACAAAGTCTTCGTTCCCTTAAAACTTTAGAAATGGCTGGTGGTGAATTGTTGAGTGATTTATCAATTCAATTTGTAGCTAGATTTTgcaaacaaataaaaaaacttgaCATTGAAGATTGTTCCTCACTTACAGACAATTCATTATATTACATTTCTAAAGGTTCCTTTAATTTGGAACATTTAGTATTAAGTCATTGTGAAGGAATAACAAACAACGGTATTAAAATACTAGCAGAAGGTTGTACTTAttcattaaaagaattagaGCTAGATAATTTACCagaaattaatgataatgtaTTTGAGCATCTTTATGAGTTTAAAAGTCTCCGTAAGGTTTGCCTTTTTGATTGTCAAAATATTAGTAAAGCAGCAATATCTAAATTTGAAGAAAGTAGAAATTATGAAACTACTGTTCAAGCATACTTTGCTCCACCAACTCCTCAAGTCGTTGACCCACCACCGGCTAGAGGAATATGCCGTTGCTGTAcgattctttaa